The proteins below come from a single Mya arenaria isolate MELC-2E11 chromosome 6, ASM2691426v1 genomic window:
- the LOC128238012 gene encoding uncharacterized protein LOC128238012 codes for MATNELLIHMDFSENYNCKLDSEIQSMHFGASQRQVSVHTGIIYSKEKIYPFPAGIWGHLQPVFDFLKSMEHEKNVIHFLSDGPTTQYRNKTNMFMFSFKIFDLGYKYGTWNYLEAGHGKGAADGIGATVKRTADSFVLTGHDVKCAEDLKCALNGSSIHVTTNQPGIIRTREVSCFCNRIDSSGCDCFNPVITEFEKKRSPDSQSHGTGVSAETNIDTTSDNILRNETMANASSTDFVVNVDIPEVASVDASGDKGTPDNSARKAAPRLLKPVVTVDQHLIGQYIVVEYDGLPYPGEVLDVDEEDLEVKVMHKIGKNRFFWPLLDDTLWYHKDKVVTILDGAPVRVTGRHC; via the exons ATGGCTACAAATGAACTTCTAATCCACATGGACTTCAGTGAAAACTATAATTGTAAGCTTGATTCCGAAATTCAAAGCATGCATTTTGGAGCGTCACAAAGGCAAGTCAGTGTCCACACTGGTATAATCTACTCCAAAGAAAAGATTTATCCATTTCCAGCCGGTATTTGGGGCCACCTTCAGCCAGTTTTTGATTTCCTGAAAAGTATGGAACATgagaaaaatgtaattcattTCTTGTCAGATGGACCAACAACCCAATATCGTAACAAgacaaacatgtttatgtttagcTTCAAGATTTTTGACCTGGGATATAAGTACGGTACTTGGAACTATCTGGAAGCGGGGCACGGCAAGGGAGCAGCCGATGGAATTGGGGCGACCGTCAAGCGCACTGCAGATAGTTTCGTGCTAACAGGACATGATGTGAAATGTGCAGAAGACTTAAAATGTGCTTTGAATGGCTCAAGTATTCAT gTTACGACAAACCAGCCTGGCATAATTCGAACAAGAGAAGTGTCGTGTTTCTGTAACCGCATCGATTCGAGTGGATGTGACTGTTTCAATCCAGTTATCACGGAGTTTGAAAAG AAAAGATCACCAGATTCTCAATCACATGGCACCGGTGTTTCTGCTGAAACAAATATAGACACAACCTCTGACAACATACTCAGAAACGAGACGATGGCCAATGCCTCATCTACCGATTTTGTGGTCAATGTGGATATACCGGAAGTTGCTTCTGTCGACGCGTCAGGGGATAAAGGCACACCGGACAACTCCGCCAGAAAA GCTGCGCCAAGACTTCTGAAACCAGTGGTAACTGTAGATCAGCATCTCATTGGCCAATACATCGTTGTAGAGTACGACGGGCTGCCTTATCCTGGAGAAGTTTTAGATGTTGACGAGGAAGATCTTGAAGTTAAG GTTATGCACAAGATTGGAAAGAACAGGTTTTTCTGGCCGTTACTCGACGACACTCTGTGGTACCACAAAGACAAAGTTGTCACGATACTGGACGGTGCTCCTGTAAGGGTGACTGGGcggcattgttaa